TGACAACACTATTGTCCAAAAGGGACAGGCAGGTCCTGTCAGGAGATTCTGTAGCCCTCCTAGGAGTCTGATTCCTAAACTGATGTACTCACCAAGAATGAACTCCTACAAACAATGCCCACACCCCAGGACAGTTGCATTCACTCCAGTCCCTCACACTGCCCAGGAACAAGCCTGCAACTACTGCCTTTGGCAAATGGATTTATTACAAAGAAGTCCAGACTGCATCAAGTGCTCACACAACTCTATGCAATATTTCTACTAAATCAAAAATGTAAAACTAGGAAATTGCCACACTGACTCATTAGCTGCAAAGAAAGTTTTTGGAAATCCTGGGAAGCGTTCAAAACTATCTTTTAATGAAGTTTTACTGGATGGCTTAGGCTGTATTTATCAAAAACAAAAGGGCCACAGCACACTCTTTTGGCCTTCCTTTCCAAATGAGCACTGAGACACAGCAAATGGCTGCAACAGAGATAGCAGTGACAATCAACCCATCTTTGGCATGTTGGCAAACTTCAATATTTGGACACAAGTATGTAAGGAACTCGTACCAATGATCACACAAGATCCATGACACCTGAATAGCTTGTGGGTGAGGTTTTGCTCAGGAGGCTTTGAATCCTTAGGACAAGTAACTGAATCCTTTAGCCTGAGCACAAACAGCCCTCTCCACAGCAAGTACTGCACAATATCACCTGATTGGAGGCTGTAGCTTTATTAGTGATGTAGGGCACATGAGGCTAGACACCCAAGGAATGTTCCAGGAGCACATTGATTAGCTGCAGGGTTCTCAGGGGTATCACAAAATTTTTTGGATCACTGCTTTGAATTTCATTGATCTTTATTTACATCCAGTGGGACAGGGATGgaggtttatattttttgtagGGGTATACATAAAggcgtttttgtttgtttgtttgtttgtttgttttgattagttCACACAAAGTGCTGTGTGTACCAATTTTAAGATTTCTCAGAGGTCTTCCAAGCTTTGCCACAAAAGCAGAAGTCTGTGTTATAACCCACATTGAGATCTTTGCAAAATCTTTTCCTGACATTCTGTTGAAAGAAAATTATGGTGAAGGTCTCTTGAGAATTTATTTAAGATTATTTGGTGGAGAAGAGAGTGCCGCTGTATTAGGACATCAGACTGGGATGCTCCTTATCAAGCCTTTGGTCATGCAGTGTGTATTAAGAAAACCATCACACAATTTTCCCAGGGCTACTGAGGTACTctaaacacagagagaaatcaaGCCTGGGTTTTCTGCATATTTCACCTAAGTATTATTCATGGGGAGAAAACCTAAACtgcatgtagtttttttttaaaaaaattcactggtATAAAAGACCTTTAAGAAGGAAGACATCAGCTGCAATTGTGGAGGAAACACCTGCAGAGCTGCATCTGCTGATGTGGTTATCAGTGGGGTCCACACTCACAGCAGCAGCAAACTCACCACCTGAGCCACGGAGCGTTCAGTGCtagaatgcctgcctagcatgcacaaggcaggaTTTGGTCCCCAgaactgggaaaagaaaagagaaagcaacTCAAGTATAgggcaaaatatattttgagaaagtgcCTCTCCAAACAATATAcacaaatgatattattttataatgctCTTTAATGTGCCTACATACAGCACAATACATGAGCCTTAGAACAAGCACAAGTGACAAGTGTGATGGTCCCAGAGTCATCAATAGATCAATAAGCaatcaaggaaaaggaagaggccaGCTGCAGGGTACACAGACACATCCCTATGGTCCCAGCTGCCAGCctcaccccatctcaaaaaataacaattaaaaggaTTGTGgagaaactcagtggtagagcactcctgggtgaaatctgaacaaagaaagagaggaaagaagttcAGAAGAGCCATTTCACCAGTCTGTACCAAAGGCTGGAGTGGAGAGGCCTAAACTAACATACACAATATGTAATGAAACATTagactcaaaagacttaaaatacaggaaaatgGAATCTAACAATAAGAGAGATTTAACCCAGAAAAACATACTGCTTTCAAATCTTCATGCTGATGCAATGCTCCTCTCCAACCCAGGGTGCAGTTTTGTTACCtctgaatagatttaaaaaaaaaagaagaagaaatgaaggcaCACACCTACACTggttttctcaaaataaataaataaaatgaaataaaataaaattttccccaaGTCTGAACAAGTTCAAATGGATCTGATACAAGCAAAGTTCTCACCACATTTCTACATACAGGGCTTTTCTGCAGTGTGATTTCTAAATGCTGTTCAAAGGGAACTGGAAAGTTGAAAGTGTTACTgcaatttttaaagatagaaaaaggATTTTCACAGATGTGAATTCTTTTATGCCTTTGGAGAAAACTCCGAAATCTGAATATTGCCCCACATGGCTTATCCTCAGCATTTTCTACAGTATGACTCCTTTCATACAACTGAACAAAACTAGAATGGCTGAACCCTTTATATATCTTACTTGCATaggatttattctttttattccaaaACGATATTCCCAgtccttagggaaaaaaatgagaaaactagaAGATTTCCCACATTTCTCACATTCACAGGGCTTCTCTGCAtgagtattttcatatataagaaaGGAAACGAAGCTGACAGAATGTAGCAAATCCCCCAAACTCAGAGGGTTTGTTTTTCAATGTGAGTGAAATGGCTTTGAAGGCAACagggaaaatggaatgatttgtgatatttttcacatttgaagAGTTATTTAGTTGaatgtggtggtgtatgcctttAATTCCTGAGACTCGAGAGGCTGATTCTGAAGAATCAatgttggaggctagcctcagcaccttaggAAGACCCTAAgaaagtccctgtctcaaaataaaaagtaaaaaggaactGGAATGCAGCTCATTGATAGAGCACCACCAGACTAAATCCCCAGTGGATCGATTGATGATCGATCtctatctcacacacacacacacacacacacacattttcagcACTGTGAGCCTCTCTTGTCTTTGAGGATGACATGAAATATTGATTTACCATATTTCACATTCAAAGGATTTTTCTCCAGTAAACTTCCTACATGTATATGAGTGAAACAGTAATAACAAAAGAGTTTACCAATTGTTTTCATGCATACGATTTCTATGCAGTATGTGTTctttcacatgtgtgaagcagACAAGATGTGGCAAAGGCTTCTCCACGTTGTTGACATTCAttgggcttttctccagtatacaTTCTTCCATGTCTGTGAATGTCATTGgatctagcaaaggctttgccacactgcttacattcttagggcttctctccagtatgagtgtGTTTATGTATCCGAAGGTAAAAGGCAGTAGtgtaggcttttccacattgttgacattcatagggcttctcgcCAGTGTGTGTTCTTCCATGAATCTGAACGTAACTAGAActagcaaaggcttttccacactgcttacattcatagggcttctctccagtgtgtgttcttCCATGAATCTGAAGCTGATgggatgtagcaaaggctttgccacactgcttacattcatagggcttctctccagtgtgtgttcttCCATGAATCCGAAGGTGACTAgatctagcaaaggcttttccacactgcttacattcatagggcttctctccagtgtgtgttcttCCATGAATATTAAGGTAACTAGAActagcaaaggcttttccacactgcttacattcataaggcttctctccagtatgtgttcttccatGTGCATGAAGCTGATGGGATGcagcaaaggcttttccacattgtttgcattcataaggcttctctccagtatgtgttcttccatGTGTATGAAGCTGACgggatgtagcaaaggctttgccacactgcgtacattcatagggcttctctccagtgtgagttctttcaTGTACATGAAGGTCACCAGATCTACCAAAGGCTTTGCCACagtgcttacattcatagggcttctctccagtatgtgttttCTGATGTCTTCTAAGTAATCTGGGATAAGCAAAGTCTTTCCCACATACCTTACATTTGAAATGTGCATTCCCCGTGTGTGTGATCCTGTGCTTTTGAAGACTTGTGTGTGAAATAAAGGTTCGACCATCTTGTTTACATTCATAG
This window of the Marmota flaviventris isolate mMarFla1 chromosome 20, mMarFla1.hap1, whole genome shotgun sequence genome carries:
- the LOC114095365 gene encoding zinc finger protein 14-like; this translates as MISVTFEDVAVNFTKEEWAFLDASQKNLYRDVMLEVLRNLASIGNKWEDRTTEDQIESSGSNLRHITSHSGQKYYKHEECEEKPCEFKQYRKSVVSLKSVHPQMLFQTGDRPHENTVCGKVISCSSDIQRHEETHTGRQPYECQQCGEASSSLPGVQRHMITHSGGKPFQCEVCGKAFHFSSLFRRDERTHSGEKLYECKQDGRTFISHTSLQKHRITHTGNAHFKCKVCGKDFAYPRLLRRHQKTHTGEKPYECKHCGKAFGRSGDLHVHERTHTGEKPYECTQCGKAFATSRQLHTHGRTHTGEKPYECKQCGKAFAASHQLHAHGRTHTGEKPYECKQCGKAFASSSYLNIHGRTHTGEKPYECKQCGKAFARSSHLRIHGRTHTGEKPYECKQCGKAFATSHQLQIHGRTHTGEKPYECKQCGKAFASSSYVQIHGRTHTGEKPYECQQCGKAYTTAFYLRIHKHTHTGEKP